From the Coffea eugenioides isolate CCC68of chromosome 1, Ceug_1.0, whole genome shotgun sequence genome, the window AGTGTAGTAAAACCGAATCATTTAGTAAGAGCTTTGCTCATTACTGGTTCAGCGGATCATCCCTCTCTAATCTCAAGCACTCAACTACAGACAGAGTGACTTTTTTATCTCCTTGGTCCACAAGACTgtaatttggaaagaaagagCATTCAGCATATCATCCCTCTCCGATGGCAGGCTCTATGTTAGCTCTTCTTAACATTCAAAATCTTGATTGGTGATATTGGGTACCTTTTTGTACCGATGCCCCTGAGGAAAGTTATGTTGTTCCGACCAGTCCCCGCTACCTATCTGTTCAGAACGTATCAAAACTGAACGTATCAAGTGATATGACTTTACCAGTTTCTTTTTGGTTGCAAGTGCACCTGAGGAGatctaaaatgataaattttagaaaaagcAGTCAACACAAGTATGAAGGAACAAAATCGGGGCAAAATGATCTTCTTCCATGGCTTTGTTCATCAAACAAAACCCATCTCTTTTATGTCTCTGTCGTCTTGACACTCAGTTATCACCGATTTCAAATCCTTAATCTccttagagagagagagagagagagcatggcagtgaaaaggaaatgcaatcCTTAAGCTTTGAGCCAAACAACAGAAGATGTCAAGGGTCAGTAAAAGCAACATAAACATATCTGTAACAACAAAACCATAATGATTAGAGTGAAGTACAAAaatttctcctttcttttttgcattttttttttctgctctATTCTTTTCAACATCCGTAATTTAAGAGCGAGAGCGAGAGTGAGagactttgattttttttttctctcccaaactcaaaaaacagggaaaaaaaaaattcttgccCATCATCaacctttcctttcctttgtcTTCCGTTCCTCAATAAATGATGTTAAAAGGTCTTTTAACTCAAAATTACAATGAACACCAATGTTACAGATGACTTGATGTTTGACGGAGTGGCGCAAAAAATGAGAAGATCAGAGCAGCGGGGGGATGTGTGAAGGATGCAACTTAGACACCAGCACAAAAGATAAGCCTTACATGAATTATATAGAGATTTTCAGAAAAGAAGTATGTGattaaaaaaaacaacaacaacaacaacaacaacaacaacaaattgAGACTCTTTTTCTAGCTAGCTGAAGGTGCACGTTCAGATAACATCCAAGCAGGAATAATGTGCCAAAAGAAGAAATCAATCTTACGTTTTTTTGGCCCATAATTGATTAATAAGATCCACTGAGCTTGCGAGTCCCTCATTTGGCCACTGAATATTCTGCGGGTGAGACTTCTGGCTGTATCAAACCAAAAGGCACGATTGTACATAACTGGTACCACTGCTACTATACTTATCCCAAGGTTTCCTACCAACTGCATTCAGAAAAATCCCAATACCATGCAATTAATTCCTTTGCTCTCCATTAATTTGTTATTCTATATCTTGTCTTAAcagttatttatttttccactagcaccaagaaaacaagaaggtCTGCTATTTAACATGCATAAACTAAAGTGGATTAGTCTCAAGGCAAAGACATATACTTGTCGAAAAAAATGATCACCAGAACCAGCACAAACCAGATTTCAGAGAGAGGCACAGGCATTTGAGTATGACTCTGTTAATCGAAAATCCTTCACAACAGCGGACGGTGCCTTTTTCATCTaacaaaaaactaaataaaGAGGATCCTCAGGTGCTTGTTTCTACAGAACATGAATAAGCGAGCAGGATGACCTGATTTAAGAGAAGAGGCCCAGAAGATGAGCAGCCCAGTGCTCAAACAGCTGATAATCTCTGCTCCATAATCTTCATTCATTAGATCAACATATAATTGAGATTGTGGTTCGgccaaagaaaaacaaacttGAGTTATCCaaaaaaatgggaaaatgaagaaagacTATCCAACAACTGCTAACTCTCTGTATCATTAATAATGGCAGCAGAGGAACAGCTAACAGGAAAGATGACCGAAATATCAGATTTAAGGGTCAAAAGCTGAATAGTAGTGTAGTAGTAACATATAAGGTCGATGTGCACCTAGTTTTCCAATGCGCTCTTTTGCTTTTGGTCAAAATGATACAAGTAATTATACACGATATAACTCTGTGCAATCATGCCATGAGCATTTCTCAGGATGAGGAATGGATTAATTCTTTTCCCGTTTGGACCCTTGTCCATATATTATACTATAGTTTTACCAATATTAATACTAATTATCATTTCTTTTTGCCTAATTAAAAATCCCACTGAAATGGAAAAACTACTTGTAGCCAACTAGagcatggaaaaaaaaaatagaagaggaggaggaggaggagttgCATCAACCGACATGAGGGTTACCAATAGTAAGTAACAAGCATGAAGAGTAGCGAAGAAGGATCGAGCCTAGAACAGCAGCAACTTGAAACTACTAACTAGTACTACATTTCATCCAATTTCGTCATTTTCTATTTGAAACTACTAACTAGTACATAGTATAACAATTCGAAGGATTTGCTGCAGTTGATCTTTCTCTTCTAATCACTCTGTCTGTAGTTTCAGATTAGAAAGTGAGCAGAAGATATGCGTCTGTCTGATTATATACACACTCGTCTTCTATAGCATAATCTTTGGTTGGATTCCGATGTGAATTTATTTGGTGCCTTATAGTTCTTTACTCTTTTCACCTTCTTCCCCATTCTCATTTGATTTTACTTTGCTAATTGTATTAATTACTAATAGGGACTCCAAATAGGAAAAGCTGCTGAGAAAAGAGCCGCCGATCGAGTAGAAAGAGTTGTAATcgcaacaacaaaaaaaaaaaaaaaaaaaagtcagaaTGAGAAACAATAATGATCGAGTAAGTCAAAATTTTGTTGTTTGCAAATTCAATGTATACATATAATATGTTTGTGtatacatatacacatatatgtaTACACACACAGACAGAGTACTACTACTACTGCGGACTAAGAAGAAGTACTACCACTAGTAGCTAGTAGTGATAGCAGTAATTTATTCCTTGTGAAgtcaacaaaaaaataatttcctttttttattcttttgggtAACAAAAAACAATCAGAGCGAGCATTAGCAGAGCCGGCCAGCAGAGATTTGATTCTTCATACATATAGTATGCTCACTATAGCATTGCCTCAGGATCGACTATGGAGGAGCTTATTCACAAACCGGGGGTGAAAGGTAGACCGGCGGCTCTTAACCAGCGATGGCCTTGAATGAAACTATCAACCGTGTACAGAGAAGCCTCCCGTCCTTCAATGAAGCGGCTGCGGGTGAAATTCTTGTTCCTGGGTGCCACTGCTCCCGGCCCCCGATTCGCGAACTCCAGATATTCGCTGGTTTTCTCAAAAGTCTCCCCCTGCCACTCAATGTACCCTTGTGGACGGATCAGATCCCCGATCTCCGTCTGCATGATCACCGTCTTTGCGAATTTCTTCCAGGGTCGTCCCAAGTAATTGGCAACCTGGAACCTCACCGGGAACAGCGCATCTTCTGCCACTATTTGGCAGTTCTGCAGCACCAGTCCCGTCCTGTCCTTCTCCAGCTCTTTCCCGTCCGCCGTCACTGTGTTGTACTGGTTCGGCAACCCTTTTCTCACGATGATCACGCTGTTCTGGATCACCGCCGAACCTTTTCCGAAGATGAAGTCGACTGTCCCCGATATGACGCAGTTGCGGTAGAACTGCCTGTGCGTCTGGTAGTAGAGCGTGTCTTGGAATCCCTCCATCTTGCAGTCGAACACTGCCGCCAAGTCTCCCATGATTCGGAGAGCCACGGCCTGATGTCCCTCGGGTCCCGCCGTGTTCCTGAACGTCATCCCTCGGGCCATGAATCTGTCCCCAAGGGCAGAAAAGGTGGCGGTGTTGGAGGTCTGGATGTGCATGATCCCAAAGTTCTTTCTTCCCGTCACGATGGTCCTATTTGCCCCATCTCCGTAGATAAACACGTTGGCCTGCTTCTTGTCCACGATGACGTTCTCCTCGTAGATCCCGGCCTTGACGTAGATGACGTACCTGCCTTGCAAGTTGGCCGGGTAGGCTGCCAGGGCCTGGGAGATGGTCTTGAATTGTCCGCTTCCGTCCTTGGCGACCACGGCATTGGGCAGAACTCCGCCGCGACGGTGCGCTGCCAAGAGCCTGCGATCTCCGGCGGGAAACCATTGTGGGAAACTCTCCTCGTGGCCCATGACGTCATTGTTCTGGAGGAGACGGCGGCCTCCAGCCGGGGGCAGGATGTTGCCGAGGCTGATGTTGAAACCCTTGAGAAGGTCGGACAAGCTGGCGACGATGCTGACGGCATTGTCGGTGAGCTGAGTGGCGTTAAGCATGCCGTTCTGGAAGGCGCTTCTTAGCTCCGGCTTATCGAATTCGTCGAGGCAATCGGATTGGTAGCTATAGACGGCGCTCAACCAGTTGAGCAACTCGTCCACCCGATCGTTGAGGGTGTGGAGTTCGCTGTCCCCAACGGTGGAGAAAGCAGCTTGGAGCTCGTCGACGGCGTAGCCTAGCAGCTCTTGGCAGTCTTGGGCGGCCACGTGATTGTAAGGATCTTGCTTGGGGTCGACTTTTGAGCCGGTGGCGTTGGCGACCTGCAAGGCCTTCTGGACCTCTTGGATGGTAGCGTTGAGGGCAGCCATGAGGTAGTCCTTGGGGGATGCGGTTGCATTGTTGGCGACGGACTCAACGCTCTTGGCACAGGCATCTTTGAAGTTGGTGGACTCGCAGAAGGTGGTGACGGATTTCATTGAGGAGCCGGCGACGTTGTTATTCTTGGAATCTTCTCCATGTTTTACAACCGCTACCGCACCGATGATCACTCCGACGACGAGAATCAGGGATACTACTGAAACTACAACTTTTCCTCCCATCATCTTGGCGCCAGTAATATACTAGGGTCgaagatatatatatttttttctagtGTATATAGTAATAtgtcctttctctctctctctgtgcaAAAAAGAAtgagtttgtttttttttttttttttgggtgctaGCACTGAAATTTAATCATAGAGAGAGATCgagagagaggaggaggagggcaGCCTGAGAAtcgaaaagaaaagcaaagaaaagaattctcttcttttctttgccTTGGATGCAATGCTTGGCTTGCTTCTGCTTTTGTGCGAAAACCCATGATGTCTTTTTATAGGTACATGAAATAGAGAATGAGCTAAAAATAGAATGGGGGCATCTGTATCTGTGGTGGCGGTGCATTCCGAAATAGGAGCTGCGATTTGACGACCAATTATGACCGTATATTATATGTTACTCTTCTTAATTTCTCCTCTTCTACTGCGTAAAAATAGAGAGTGATGAGTGGCAAAACGCTGTTTTAGCAACGAATTACATAATAAAAAGGCTAATAATAGCAGTTATAAATATCAGCCGATGATAAtgataattatatttattaataatatcaGCCAACATCTGCATGCAGAGTACTAATGCATGCACGGTGCATACAAAACTCCTCCGTTTTTTTTCCTCACCTCAATCATATTATTATCCTTGGGTTGGGTCGTTTAGTTTAGCAGTGTTTTTAATCTGATTGGGTGCGTTGACCTGTCGTCGTCCATCACTGTCTTGGTccataaataaattatttattgGTTCCAAATGTATGATCATGCCTCCACTCCAATTAACCAAATGTATTTTACTCTTCACccttttatttcattcatttttttctttttaatttttttgggtaaTAACATtcatcctttttattttattttattttattctcttGGGTCAAACACGATTCCTATTGAGAGACATCTCTCAGTTTTTCTCAcataagatatatatatatgattaattttctataaattaacagtgtatacatttttattattggatatatgacacataatctaaatttgaatttaaaactcaaattttgcatCAGCATCGTGATAGTGTATAGGActtattcatatatatatatatatatattgcggTCAGCAGCAGTCATAAGTCTTGATTTTCGTATATTAATTCCTAACTCCCATCAAACTGTTACTCACCCAAGTCAAATTGCATTACTCCGCACGCATTGACTTGTTTGGAGGGGATTCAAAAAAGTAAACTACTGTGTTTTTGCATCAAGCCCACCACCACGGCGACATAGCTGCCTGCATAAGAATTCGACACTGAAACCTATGAAATCCTCACTGTCAGGGTCATCTGTACGAAAATCTAACGACAAACAGCGTGCTcctactttcttttcttttctttttttgggcaCCAAAATAGTTATTTAACTATTaatccctccctttttttataactgtcgtttaaggttttgcacaccaattaagaaaaaattttcattgtttaaatctatacactactttccttttgcaccctcattaattgtccaattcaCCTATGTTTTCTCTCACTATAGTACTTAATGGTGCTGTTTTACTAGACCAAAAGCAATGCAAACTAACTCCCACCAAACTAAATGTTTCTAAAATGAAACTAAATGtttctaaaatgaaaaactttcccaccaaaaattttcacctaaATTTTTAATCTGAAATTTTAAACATTTTTAACTCCCACCAAATATTTTGAGAGGCTATAAGGACTTCACTATATAAATTAGTCTCAAAAGAAATACATTATTATTTGTATTCTTTTAGACATGGCTTCAAAACATAAACAGCCTCTTCTTGAAATAGATTTAAATATTGAATTCACACAAGCACATGTTGAAGATAGAAGTACTCTAAAGGAAGCCTACAACCATTTACCGGATCTTAACATTGATGCAGCCGGTGATTTTATTCTTGACCTTAATGTCATTCCAAGTTCTTCAATTAATGCATGAGATGTTAACACCAACTCAACCGTTGTTGGATCTAAATCAAGAGCCATCTACACTTTGTGAAGATAATATTGGTACCTAATATTTTTTCTCTTATTATCTCATTTAATTAGATCATTTACCTTTTTCcgttatttttaatttaaatatGGTTATACTCCCTGCTTCATTAGATCATTTAATTAGATCTAATTCTCAACATATTAGACATTCTAATTCTATACACATTTATTGTTAAAGCCATCATATTGATCATTTCACAAATACGGTCTCTCCATTCTCAAATAAATGTGATTATTGTTAATTACATTGATTTAAATGTGATTTATTCTCCATTCGCCATCATATTATTGAATTAAATGTGATTTATTCTCCATTCTCAACATTCTAATGATTTGTTTGTATGATATTAAACAGAGTATGTAGATGTTGACACTGAGAATATCATGGAAGAAGCAGAAAATCAACATAATATTCAAACTTTGTCCAATGATGGAGAAGAACAAAAGGGGTTCaacatagaaaagaaaaaagaatatgGAGGGGCAGATAATTACTAGGGTTGTtacaaaagaaaagtaataattactaggagtagtaattaagaaccttgtattggaaaagagagataaaagggtaaaattgtgaaaaaataattaatgctgcatggggatagtaaaacgacagataaaagtacttaagaacaaatttcttaaacgacagttataaaaaaagggagggagtataaAGTATGCTTTTGTTTGTTACCTTAACTAACTTGCACCAAAATACTCTTAATTGAGAGTGAGTAGCCTTTTTTTCGCCCTCACGGGATGGTCCAACGATAAGCCGGCTTTTAAGAACTTTTGCGGTCCTGGATTAGAATCTTATCTTGAACTTAAACCCCATGACTCGCTCGGGATCACTGTGTGGAGCCGTGGCGCACTCCTCCGATTTAATGTGCCGGCTCGGGTCCTAAAGATTCGAGTAGGGCATGTTCtgaattaccaaaaaaaaaaaaataacttgcacttttgttttgttttaaggTAGTGGAATGAATATTTTGACTAAACATTAAAAGGTTTAGTCACCCATACTAAAAAGGTTTAGTCACCCAAACACAGGATTCTACACGAAGACTCTGGGGCAAGTCCATCAACTCTTCGAGAGTGTCAAGGTCCACCAAACTGAGTCGGGATTCTCTGTCCCATATTTTATATCCATTTTCTTATTCAATATAAAATTACGTAATTTTACTTATTATATCTATTACTGTGacacataaaaaagaaagactGTTTGGTTGCCTCCAGCATAAGAACTAATTTCTAACAAGTAAAATTCATTTAAAGGGAGTTAATATCATTAAAAA encodes:
- the LOC113774906 gene encoding pectinesterase 4-like, with the translated sequence MMGGKVVVSVVSLILVVGVIIGAVAVVKHGEDSKNNNVAGSSMKSVTTFCESTNFKDACAKSVESVANNATASPKDYLMAALNATIQEVQKALQVANATGSKVDPKQDPYNHVAAQDCQELLGYAVDELQAAFSTVGDSELHTLNDRVDELLNWLSAVYSYQSDCLDEFDKPELRSAFQNGMLNATQLTDNAVSIVASLSDLLKGFNISLGNILPPAGGRRLLQNNDVMGHEESFPQWFPAGDRRLLAAHRRGGVLPNAVVAKDGSGQFKTISQALAAYPANLQGRYVIYVKAGIYEENVIVDKKQANVFIYGDGANRTIVTGRKNFGIMHIQTSNTATFSALGDRFMARGMTFRNTAGPEGHQAVALRIMGDLAAVFDCKMEGFQDTLYYQTHRQFYRNCVISGTVDFIFGKGSAVIQNSVIIVRKGLPNQYNTVTADGKELEKDRTGLVLQNCQIVAEDALFPVRFQVANYLGRPWKKFAKTVIMQTEIGDLIRPQGYIEWQGETFEKTSEYLEFANRGPGAVAPRNKNFTRSRFIEGREASLYTVDSFIQGHRWLRAAGLPFTPGL